A section of the Tachysurus fulvidraco isolate hzauxx_2018 chromosome 7, HZAU_PFXX_2.0, whole genome shotgun sequence genome encodes:
- the txnl4a gene encoding thioredoxin-like protein 4A codes for MSYMLPHLHNGWQVDQAILSEEDRVLVIRFGHDWDPTCMKMDEVLYSIAEKVKNFAVIYLVDITEVPDFNKMYELYDPCTVMFFFRNKHIMIDLGTGNNNKINWTMEDKQEMIDIIETVYRGARKGRGLVVSPKDYSTKYRY; via the exons ATGTCGTACATGCTTCCTCATCTTCATAACGGCTGGCAGGTGGACCAAGCCATTTTATCTGAAGAGGACCGGGTGCTTGTTATACGATTTGGCCACGACTGGGACCCTACGTGCATGAAAATGGATGAAGTTTTGTACAGCATTGCTGAAAAG GTCAAGAATTTTGCTGTGATTTACCTTGTGGATATCACTGAAGTGCCAGATTTCAACAAGATGTATGAATTGTATGACCCCTGCACAGTCATGTTTTTCTTCAG AAACAAGCACATCATGATCGACTTGGGCACTGGTAACAACAACAAGATCAACTGGACAATGGAGGACAAACAGGAGATGATAGACATTATTGAGACTGTTTACAGGGGAGCTCGAAAAGGAAGAGGTCTCGTGGTGTCCCCTAAAGACTATTCAACGAAGTACAGATATTAA
- the adnp2b gene encoding activity-dependent neuroprotector homeobox protein 2b, with amino-acid sequence MYQFPVRGVEKIRRTRKKVKNILSEFGLEECLSLCQGLQEFDPGDSIFGATKWTDLSDGFNGKWKKKWTYRTRGLCCSLCKFSTRSLYSFKAHIHRYHDNEQSACSLSSCSSCPFVGHPKVISRHYRLFHFENHKPESDIVTPLSAKALSGHIFQCRKCPVRDDLLYSMRKHVLINHYTALLNRFAGQRADTELKALGQMYRKFYCKVCGANADTSEHLLYHILTSDKHRELDLHINTLIFETDTKKPAPTLAPKIQISPVITGPPSQPLLTPVQAPGTVLPVLANGGPRLLPPPNTTILPIQASALVQLASAEAKGLLHPGQPLSIQNVQAPRTVTATLPNVGGTTPAPTLQSVIPRQQPVRVGVPGPHHPPPRQVLLPPGVQFNVPTLRGPAPQPMIVAPRFPLNQPTPRGTMLTSQSLLSHLIPTGNKVDGLPTYTLAPLQVLSVQGNNVQVVGKAPLPVSQNNGTHQQNSQDSKQTKKWVTCPICNELFPSNIYDSHVEIHKDSSKKSKLGLAARAPFLKKMPDKTVKCLMCKVLLSEKGIFEHLIHGLNCLFCPGMFYSIKQLVAHIQVEHNPTQKANCDFMRREYRLYTDESGHLLFPYFDINTTAPKEMMGEKELNLALVTNSLDLIFLKMTPMTPQAVCKMPVPKPDSLECVFCSEKLLNMECYQMHLREKHFIVPTVHAILKMPAYKCIYCGGVYTGKTTVKAINVHVSRCRSAPKTLKDAERIHSGLNISPRISQGLISFPARQTTASVAGQVQGTPAALQSQDTFVEKQSKLRLELAVKEAIEANKREREARLSRKKRLEKERPTSLPSPAAEVLDDSNVQFALDPAGMELCPFEARREFVNKYFNIQPYPLKKEIIALSSRLLLNKSDVACQFGSKRSRCMKQLKRNKAEVLLGFNMAEVMKVKHNLIIPEIEPEKLSSEPEPRKVEESTMNTNKVEKIVNV; translated from the exons ATGTATCAGTTTCCAGTTCGAGGAGTGGAGAAAATTCgaagaacaagaaagaaagTCAAAAACATTTTGAGTGAATTTGGCCTTGAAGAGTGCCTAAGCTTGTGTCAG GGTCTTCAGGAGTTTGATCCAGGAGATAGCATTTTTGGTGCTACTAAATGGACTGATCTATCAGACGGATTTAATGGAAAGTGGAAGAAAAag TGGACCTACCGCACCCGAGGACTGTGCTGCTCATTATGTAAATTTTCGACACGGTCCTTATATTCATTCAAAGCTCATATTCATCGCTACCATGATAATGAGCAGTCAGCCTGCAGTCTCTCTTCCTGCTCTTCCTGCCCGTTTGTCGGCCACCCTAAAGTCATCTCCAGGCACTATAGACTGTTCCATTTCGAAAACCACAAGCCAGAATCTGACATAGTGACACCATTGTCTGCCAAAGCATTAAGTGGTCACATATTCCAGTGCCGAAAATGTCCTGTTCGCGATGATCTCTTGTACAGCATGAGAAAGCATGTTCTCATTAATCATTATACCGCACTGTTGAATCGCTTTGCTGGACAAAGAGCAGACACTGAATTGAAGGCCCTTGGACAGATGTACAGGAAATTTTATTGTAAAGTTTGTGGTGCAAATGCAGACACCTCTGAGCACTTGCTATATCACATACTGACCTCTGACAAGCACAGGGAATTGGATTTGCACATAAACACTCTTATTTTTGAAACTGACACTAAAAAGCCGGCTCCCACTCTAGCACCAAAGATTCAAATTAGTCCCGTTATAACAGGACCACCTAGCCAACCTTTACTAACTCCTGTACAAGCTCCAGGCACAGTCTTGCCAGTTTTGGCTAATGGTGGACCTAGATTACTTCCTCCTCCTAACACAACTATTCTTCCTATTCAAGCCTCAGCCCTGGTGCAACTTGCCAGTGCTGAGGCAAAGGGTTTGTTGCATCCTGGCCAGCCACTGTCTATCCAGAATGTTCAAGCTCCAAGAACTGTCACTGCAACGCTGCCTAACGTTGGAGGAACGACTCCTGCCCCGACACTTCAGTCGGTTATTCCACGGCAACAGCCAGTCAGGGTTGGAGTCCCAGGTCCTCATCACCCTCCGCCTCGTCAAGTTCTGCTTCCGCCTGGGGTACAGTTTAACGTCCCGACTTTAAGGGGGCCTGCACCACAGCCGATGATTGTTGCTCCACGGTTCCCCTTGAATCAGCCTACGCCCAGAGGTACCATGCTTACATCCCAGTCCCTTCTGAGTCATCTGATTCCCACAGGCAACAAAGTTGATGGGCTGCCTACCTACACCCTCGCACCATTACAAGTTTTGTCTGTCCAGGGAAATAATGTCCAAGTAGTAGGCAAAGCACCTTTGCCAGTGTCACAGAACAATGGCACACATCAGCAAAACTCCCAAGATTCCAAACAGACCAAGAAATGGGTAACCTGCCCCATTTGCAATGAGCTGTTTCCATCCAATATATATGACTCCCATGTGGAGATCCATAAAGACTCATCCAAGAAGTCAAAGCTAGGTTTAGCTGCACGAGCACCTTTTTTGAAGAAAATGCCTGACAAGACAGTGAAATGCCTAATGTGTAAAGTTTTGCTGTCAGAAAAGGGTATTTTTGAACATCTGATTCATGGTTTGAACTGCTTGTTTTGTCCGGGGATGTTCTATTCCATCAAACAGCTGGTTGCACATATTCAGGTCGAACACAATCCAACCCAAAAGGCCAACTGTGACTTCATGAGACGAGAGTATCGTCTTTACACCGACGAGTCTGGCCACCTTCTGTTTCCCTATTTTGACATTAACACCACAGCCCCAAAAGAAATGATGGGAGAGAAAGAGCTTAACTTGGCCCTAGTTACTAATTCTCTCGATCTGATCTTTTTGAAGATGACCCCTATGACGCCGCAGGCTGTATGCAAGATGCCTGTGCCTAAGCCAGACAGCCTAGAGTGCGTCTTCTGTTCTGAGAAGCTGCTGAACATGGAGTGCTATCAGATGCACCTTAGAGAAAAGCACTTTATTGTGCCTACCGTTCATGCCATACTTAAAATGCCAGCATACAAGTGCATATACTGTGGTGGGGTATACACAGGCAAAACAACGGTCAAAGCTATCAATGTCCATGTATCCAGATGTCGATCTGCGCCCAAAACCCTTAAGGATGCAGAAAGGATACATTCTGGACTAAACATTAGCCCCAGAATAAGCCAAGGTTTAATCTCATTCCCAGCAAGACAGACTACAGCTTCAGTCGCAGGACAAGTCCAAGGAACACCTGCAGCCCTTCAATCTCAAGATACATTTGTAGAAAAGCAGAGCAAGTTGAGGTTGGAGCTGGCTGTGAAGGAGGCCATAGAAGCTAataagagggagagagaggccAGACTATCAAGAAAAAAGAGGTTAGAGAAAGAAAGGCCCACTAGTTTGCCTTCTCCTGCAGCTGAAGTGCTGGATGATTCGAACGTGCAGTTTGCTTTGGATCCTGCTGGGATGGAATTATGCCCCTTTGAGGCCCGTAGGGAATTCGTGAACAAGTACTTTAACATCCAGCCATACCCGCTTAAGAAGGAGATCATTGCCCTGAGCAGCCGGTTGCTACTGAACAAATCCGATGTCGCCTGCCAGTTTGGCTCCAAACGTTCCAGGTGTATGAAGCAACTGAAGCGAAACAAGGCTGAGGTCTTGTTAGGTTTCAACATGGCTGAGGTGATGAAGGTGAAACACAACCTGATTATTCCTGAAATAGAACCTGAAAAGCTGTCCTCAGAACCAGAACCAAGGAAAGTTGAAGAAAGTACCATGAACACGAACAAAGTTGAAAAAATTGTGAATGTTTAG
- the ngly1 gene encoding peptide-N(4)-(N-acetyl-beta-glucosaminyl)asparagine amidase: MCELSGVSALCENPNEVFLDVSKLLLTYADNILRNPNEEKYRSIRIGNPTFSTKLLPIKGAVECLFEMGFEEAETHLVFPRSASVDQLRRVRETIAAERDQRLVVDESASCSNTPTSTSSPAPTPTVASEPQRPIERPPSLLGSKSFLGTLQANFQHVMVYENPELQQKALSCIPHEELSSRAKERLHKARDADPDCNLAEEDMLVLELLQWFKQDFFTWVDRLPCRQCGGSTHTSGSLPPSTDDQRWNAGRVENHYCSTCNLATRFPRYNNPEKLLETRRGRCGEWANCFTLCCRALGLEARYIWDATDHVWTEVFSRSQQRWLHCDPCENTCDKPLLYEMGWGKKLSYIFAFSKDQVVDVTWRYSCKHQEVLTRRKQVQETWLLHTINGFNAERQQSLSTDRKRELLERLLVELVEFISPKSPKPGEMGGRISGSLAWRAARGETGTAASASAGETTEFVFIPTESEKKAKTFQLQYNVAKDCYCRVHNNQEKILGWKNGVWKNESVFRKEEHDWQMVYLARTEGASSGSLCWRIVCAPVGMTIKSVSVRAVSQTFNSGAVRWRLRSSESIVEFPGDGKMHSPTGLTGSAEVVVEAELSGGDGESAWQHAQLFRQSLKDTETSSFEILVQMEGA, encoded by the exons ATGTGTGAGTTATCTGGAGTGTCTGCGTTGTGTGAGAATCCGAATGAGGTGTTTCTGGATGTGTCGAAGCTGCTGTTGACTTATGCGGATAATATTCTCAG GAACCCTAATGAAGAGAAGTACAGGTCCATCCGTATAGGAAACCCAACCTTCTCCACTAAACTACTTCCTATAAAAGGGGCAGTCGAGTGTCTGTTTGAAATGGGCTTTGAGGAG GCTGAGACACACTTGGTGTTCCCGAGGTCGGCGTCTGTAGATCAGCTGAGACGAGTGCGAGAGACAATAGCTGCTGAGAGAGACCAGAGGTTAGTAGTGGACGAGAGTGCATCATGCTCCAACACTCCAACCTCCACTTCCTCTCCTGCTCCAACTCCTACAGTGGCATCAGAACCTCAGCGCCCCATAGAACGACCTCCGTCTCTG TTAGGTAGCAAGTCCTTTCTTGGGACACTGCAAGCAAATTTTCAGCATGTGATGGTGTACGAGAATCCTGAACTTCAACAGAAAGCTTTGAGCTGCATTCCTCATGAGGAGCTCTCCTCCAGAGCTAAAGAGCGACTGCACAAGGCCAGAGACGCAGACccgg ACTGTAATCTTGCTGAGGAGGACATGCTGGTGCTGGAGCTCTTACAGTGGTTTAAGCAGGATTTCTTCACCTGGGTGGACAGACTGCCGTGCAGACAGTGTGGGGGAAGCACACACACCTCTGGTTCCCTCCCACCGTCGACAGATGACCAACGTTGGAATGCTGGTCGTGTAGAGAACCATTACTGCAGCACTTGCAACCTCGCCACCAGATTCCCAAG GTATAATAACCCGGAAAAACTGCTGGAGACCAGGAGGGGGCGCTGTGGTGAGTGGGCTAACTGCTTCACTCTGTGCTGCAGAGCTTTAGGGCTGGAGGCCAGGTACATCTGGGATGCAACAG ATCACGTGTGGACGGAGGTGTTCTCTCGGTCACAGCAGCGTTGGCTGCACTGTGATCCTTGTGAAAATACATGCGACAAACCACTGCTCTACGAAATGGGCTGGGGCAAGAAGCTTTCCTACATCTTTGCTTTCTCTAAAGATCAG GTGGTCGATGTAACGTGGCGCTACTCCTGTAAGCATCAGGAGGTTCTTACCCGACGTAAGCAGGTTCAGGAAACATGGCTGCTGCACACGATTAATGGGTTTAATGCTGAG aggcAGCAGTCCCTGAGCACTGACAGGAAGCGAGAGCTGCTAGAGAGGCTGTTGGTAGAGCTGGTGGAGTTTATTTCTCCTAAGAGCCCAAAGCCAGGAGAGATGGGAGGCCGTATTTCAGGCTCTCTGGCTTGGAGGGCTGCTCGTGGAGAGACTGGtactgctgcttctgcttctgcAGGG GAAACCACAGAGTTTGTGTTTATCCCCACTGAGTCAGAGAAGAAGGCAAAGACCTTCCAGCTACAATATAACGTGGCCAAAGACTGTTACTGTAGAGTTCACAACAACCAAGAGAAGATCCTGGGCTGGAAAAATGGAGTGTGGAAGAATGAGTCTGTGTTCAGGAAGGAAGAACATGACTGGCAGATG GTGTACCTCGCTCGAACAGAGGGCGCTTCCTCAGGCAGCCTGTGTTGGAGGATTGTGTGTGCTCCTGTAGGGATGACAATTAAATCTGTCTCAGTCAGAGCTGTCAGTCAAACCTTCAACTCTGGTGCTGTCCGCTGGAGATTACGCTCCTCCGAATCCATCGTCGAGTTTCCTGGAG ATGGTAAAATGCACTCACCGACAGGCCTCACAGGGTCTGCAGAAGTGGTAGTAGAAGCAGAGCTGAGCGGAGGGGACGGAGAGTCGGCATGGCAACACGCCCAGCTGTTCAGACAGAGTTTGAAGGACACAGAAACGTCTTCGTTTGAGATTCTTGTGCAAATGGAAGGAGCTTGA